In Sporichthya polymorpha DSM 43042, a genomic segment contains:
- a CDS encoding TetR/AcrR family transcriptional regulator, which produces MTSTIAATTTQVAAGCLDDAVTPREREILAVCAELLTEIGYERLTIDAVAARARASKATIYRRWPGKPALVTAAVRHLNEEPFSVTYTGDLRTDLLTLLRDLRDGLTERGALLAGMVSAMQHDPELAALMRADIKQCQSLTAALLNRYAESGAIRNPDADLIRQLATATVLTRLLFTGETVDDDVLARLVDNVLIPLLTFTLPPGA; this is translated from the coding sequence GTGACTTCGACGATCGCCGCGACCACCACCCAGGTCGCCGCCGGCTGTCTCGACGACGCGGTGACGCCCCGCGAGCGGGAGATCCTCGCGGTCTGCGCGGAGCTGCTCACCGAGATCGGTTACGAGCGCCTCACGATCGACGCCGTCGCCGCCCGCGCCCGCGCCAGCAAGGCGACGATCTACCGCCGCTGGCCCGGGAAGCCCGCGCTGGTCACCGCGGCCGTCCGGCACCTCAACGAGGAGCCGTTCTCCGTCACCTACACCGGGGACCTGCGCACGGACCTGCTGACGCTCCTGCGCGACCTGCGGGACGGGCTCACGGAGCGGGGCGCGCTCCTCGCCGGGATGGTCTCCGCGATGCAGCACGACCCGGAGCTGGCCGCGCTGATGCGCGCAGACATCAAGCAGTGCCAGTCGCTCACCGCGGCCCTGCTCAACCGGTACGCGGAGAGCGGAGCGATCCGCAACCCGGACGCCGATCTGATCCGCCAGCTCGCGACCGCGACCGTCCTGACGCGCCTGCTGTTCACCGGCGAGACGGTCGACGACGACGTGCTGGCGCGGTTGGTCGACAACGTCCTCATCCCCCTGCTGACCTTCACGCTGCCTCCGGGCGCCTGA
- a CDS encoding MFS transporter: MAVVASTPADAGAPQPSETEESAAGDPQRAAAAARRRWLGLLVITGCQLLIVLDGTVVNVALPAMSDDLKLSEADRQWIITSYALAFGGLLMLGGRIADYLGLRRTFLIGIIGFGVASALAGFAPNFELMLTARALQGVFGALMAPAGLALLANTFTDPMERIRAFSLFGTVAGAGSAVGLVVGGVLTDAISWRATMLINVPVVIVLMWGTVKFLDEFKSDFAGRLDWIGAVLATGGLVSLVYGFSEAERSGWTEPFTLWLFGIGGSLLILFIVSQRIVPHPLLPLRVLADRNRAGANLAVMLTVIGLFGVFFFMSFYFQEVLGYSALKTGLAFLPVTLCIVASSEFLTRYSHRYPPRALMAGGLIGTAISLGLFTRLDAESSYLLDLIPGMVIMGLSITCVFVPAFNVGTWGVQPQDAGVASALINTAQQVGGSLGLALLSSVAASRKADFLVGKEETAANLLDGDVEGYARATLWAMIIMLIAAALTLVLVNAKKASHGHGEPAPGGEAVNGFEPTPEEHPQADLAHVDATGRTGDAFAVAEAEQAIGVHPVNGVPMPVALGTGRIATRVVDAIGRPLLGVAVSLLDATGRQIAVADTNVLGRCELNDLPGGEALLVAIHPSYAPFAQPVVVPASGTAQADVQLNTDPIRATLITGEALTPQGWLIADARVSLIDVNGVECAVTRTDSQGRYAFTGVPEGDYTLLATGYGPSTATVRVGPRPGGAPVEVDAITLAHPEDVTVSDPLSTS, from the coding sequence ATGGCGGTTGTCGCCTCCACGCCGGCCGACGCCGGCGCGCCGCAGCCTTCGGAGACGGAGGAGTCCGCCGCCGGCGACCCACAACGGGCGGCTGCGGCCGCCCGCCGCCGCTGGCTCGGCCTGCTGGTCATCACCGGCTGCCAGCTGCTCATCGTCCTCGACGGCACGGTCGTCAACGTCGCGCTGCCCGCGATGAGCGACGACCTCAAGCTGTCCGAGGCCGACCGCCAGTGGATCATCACGTCGTACGCGCTGGCCTTCGGCGGCCTGCTCATGCTCGGCGGCCGGATCGCCGACTACCTCGGGCTCCGGCGGACGTTCCTCATCGGCATCATCGGCTTCGGCGTCGCCTCGGCCCTCGCGGGCTTCGCGCCCAACTTCGAGCTGATGCTCACCGCACGCGCCCTGCAGGGCGTGTTCGGCGCGCTGATGGCCCCGGCCGGGCTCGCGCTGCTCGCGAACACCTTCACCGACCCCATGGAACGCATTCGGGCGTTCTCCCTCTTCGGCACCGTGGCCGGTGCCGGCTCCGCGGTCGGTCTGGTCGTCGGCGGTGTGCTCACCGACGCGATCAGCTGGCGCGCGACCATGCTCATCAACGTCCCCGTCGTGATCGTCCTGATGTGGGGGACGGTCAAGTTCCTCGACGAGTTCAAGTCCGACTTCGCCGGACGGCTGGACTGGATCGGCGCCGTCCTCGCGACCGGTGGCCTGGTCAGCCTCGTCTACGGGTTCTCCGAGGCCGAGCGCTCCGGCTGGACCGAGCCGTTCACCCTGTGGCTGTTCGGCATCGGCGGCTCGCTGCTGATCCTGTTCATCGTCAGCCAGCGGATCGTCCCGCACCCGCTGCTGCCACTGCGCGTGCTCGCCGACCGCAACCGGGCCGGCGCGAACCTCGCCGTGATGCTCACGGTCATCGGCCTGTTCGGCGTGTTCTTCTTCATGAGCTTCTACTTCCAGGAGGTCCTGGGGTACTCGGCGCTGAAGACCGGTCTGGCCTTCCTCCCGGTGACGCTGTGCATCGTCGCGTCCTCGGAGTTCCTGACCCGTTACTCACACCGCTACCCGCCGCGCGCCCTGATGGCCGGCGGTCTGATCGGCACGGCGATCTCCCTGGGGCTGTTCACCCGGCTCGACGCCGAGAGCAGCTACCTGCTCGACCTGATCCCCGGCATGGTGATCATGGGTCTGTCGATCACCTGCGTGTTCGTCCCGGCCTTCAACGTCGGGACCTGGGGCGTCCAGCCACAGGACGCCGGTGTCGCCAGCGCGCTGATCAACACCGCCCAGCAGGTCGGTGGGTCGCTGGGCCTCGCGCTGCTGTCCTCGGTCGCGGCGAGCCGCAAGGCCGACTTCCTCGTCGGCAAGGAGGAGACCGCGGCGAACCTGCTCGACGGCGACGTCGAGGGCTACGCCCGCGCGACCCTGTGGGCGATGATCATCATGCTGATCGCCGCAGCCCTTACCTTGGTACTCGTGAACGCGAAGAAGGCAAGCCACGGACACGGCGAGCCCGCCCCCGGGGGCGAGGCCGTCAACGGTTTCGAGCCCACGCCCGAGGAGCACCCGCAGGCCGACCTGGCGCACGTCGACGCCACCGGCCGCACCGGCGACGCCTTCGCGGTCGCCGAGGCGGAGCAGGCGATCGGCGTGCACCCGGTGAACGGTGTGCCGATGCCGGTCGCGCTCGGGACCGGTCGCATCGCGACCCGCGTCGTCGACGCGATCGGTCGCCCGCTCCTGGGCGTCGCCGTCAGCCTGCTGGATGCGACGGGTCGTCAGATCGCGGTGGCCGACACCAACGTTCTCGGGCGGTGCGAGCTCAACGACCTGCCCGGCGGTGAGGCGCTGCTGGTCGCGATCCACCCGTCGTACGCGCCGTTCGCGCAGCCGGTCGTGGTGCCCGCGAGCGGCACGGCGCAGGCGGACGTCCAGCTCAACACCGACCCGATCCGCGCGACGCTGATCACCGGCGAGGCGCTGACCCCGCAGGGCTGGCTGATCGCGGACGCCCGCGTCAGTCTGATCGACGTCAACGGCGTCGAGTGCGCCGTGACCCGGACCGACTCCCAGGGCCGGTACGCCTTCACGGGGGTGCCGGAGGGCGACTACACGCTGCTCGCGACCGGGTACGGGCCCTCGACGGCGACCGTTCGGGTGGGCCCGCGGCCGGGCGGCGCCCCGGTCGAGGTCGACGCGATCACGCTCGCGCACCCCGAGGACGTCACGGTCTCGGACCCGCTCAGCACCTCCTGA
- the lepA gene encoding translation elongation factor 4 — protein sequence MPPTSPRPDRTDPALIRNFCIIAHIDHGKSTLADRMLQLTGVVDDRTMRAQYLDRMDIERERGITIKSQAVRLPWTGLDGRVHVLNLIDTPGHVDFTYEVSRSLAACEGAVLLVDAAQGIEAQTLANLYLALENDLQIIPVLNKIDLPAAQPEKYAAELAHIIGCEPDDVLKVSGKTGEGVTDLLHEIVAQVPPPVGDPDAPARALIFDSVYDTYRGVVTYVRVVDGHLTKREKILMLSTKATHELLEIGVISPEPTPADGLGVGEVGYLITGVKDVRQSKVGDTVTDAVKPTTQALGGYRDPKPMVFSGLYPIDGSDFPELREALDKLRLNDASLVYEPESSAALGFGFRCGFLGLLHLEIIRERLEREAGLDLISTAPNVVYRVVKEDGKEFVVTNPSEFPDGKIREIYEPIVRATVLAPSEFVGAIMELCQQRRGTLGGMDYLSEDRVELRYTLPLAEIVFDFFDALKSRTRGYASLDYEINGEQTADLVKVDILLQGEPVDAFSAIVHRDKAPDYATRMTKKLRELIPRQQFEVPIQASIGSRIIARENIRAIRKDVLAKCYGGDISRKRKLLEKQKEGKKRMKMVGRVEVPQEAFIAALSTDEAGDKREKK from the coding sequence GTGCCCCCGACCTCCCCCCGGCCGGACCGGACCGACCCGGCGCTGATCCGCAACTTCTGCATCATCGCTCATATCGACCACGGCAAGTCGACGCTCGCGGACCGGATGCTGCAGCTCACCGGCGTCGTCGACGACCGGACGATGCGCGCCCAGTACCTCGACCGGATGGACATCGAGCGCGAGCGCGGGATCACGATCAAGAGCCAGGCGGTCCGGCTCCCGTGGACGGGGTTGGACGGTCGCGTCCACGTGCTGAACCTGATCGACACCCCGGGCCACGTCGACTTCACCTACGAGGTCTCCCGCAGCCTCGCCGCCTGTGAGGGTGCGGTGCTGCTCGTCGACGCCGCGCAGGGCATCGAGGCACAGACGCTGGCGAACCTGTACCTGGCGCTGGAGAACGACCTCCAGATCATCCCGGTCCTGAACAAGATCGACCTGCCGGCGGCGCAGCCCGAGAAGTACGCCGCCGAGCTCGCGCACATCATCGGCTGCGAGCCCGACGACGTCCTCAAGGTCAGCGGCAAGACCGGCGAGGGCGTGACGGACCTGCTGCACGAGATCGTGGCCCAGGTTCCGCCGCCCGTCGGTGACCCGGACGCCCCGGCGCGAGCGCTGATCTTCGACTCGGTCTACGACACCTACCGCGGCGTCGTGACCTACGTCCGCGTCGTGGACGGTCACCTGACCAAGCGCGAGAAGATCCTCATGCTCTCGACGAAGGCCACGCACGAGCTGCTCGAGATCGGTGTCATCTCGCCCGAGCCGACGCCGGCGGACGGCCTCGGCGTGGGCGAGGTCGGCTACCTGATCACCGGCGTGAAGGACGTCCGCCAGTCGAAGGTCGGCGACACCGTCACCGACGCGGTCAAGCCGACGACGCAGGCCCTCGGCGGGTACCGCGACCCGAAGCCGATGGTCTTCTCCGGGTTGTACCCGATCGACGGTTCGGACTTCCCGGAGCTGCGCGAGGCGTTGGACAAACTCCGGCTCAACGACGCCTCGCTGGTCTACGAGCCCGAGTCGTCCGCCGCGCTGGGATTCGGCTTCCGTTGCGGCTTCCTCGGCCTGCTGCACCTCGAGATCATCCGGGAACGCCTCGAGCGCGAGGCCGGCCTGGACCTGATCTCCACCGCCCCCAACGTCGTCTACCGGGTGGTGAAGGAGGACGGCAAGGAGTTCGTCGTCACCAACCCCAGCGAGTTCCCCGACGGCAAGATCCGGGAGATCTACGAGCCGATCGTCCGCGCCACGGTACTCGCCCCCAGCGAGTTCGTCGGCGCGATCATGGAGCTGTGCCAGCAGCGCCGCGGGACGCTCGGCGGGATGGACTACCTCTCCGAGGACCGCGTCGAGCTGCGCTACACGCTCCCGCTGGCCGAGATCGTCTTCGACTTCTTCGACGCGCTGAAGTCCCGCACCCGCGGCTACGCGAGCCTGGACTACGAGATCAACGGCGAGCAGACGGCCGACCTGGTGAAGGTCGACATCCTGCTCCAGGGCGAGCCCGTCGACGCCTTCTCCGCGATCGTGCACCGGGACAAGGCACCGGACTACGCGACCCGGATGACCAAGAAACTGCGGGAACTGATCCCGCGTCAGCAGTTCGAGGTCCCCATCCAGGCCTCGATCGGCTCCCGCATCATCGCGCGCGAGAACATCCGCGCGATCCGCAAGGACGTCCTCGCGAAGTGCTACGGCGGTGACATCTCCCGTAAGCGCAAGCTGCTCGAGAAGCAGAAGGAGGGCAAGAAGCGGATGAAGATGGTGGGCCGGGTCGAGGTCCCCCAGGAGGCCTTCATCGCCGCCCTCTCCACCGACGAGGCCGGCGACAAGCGGGAGAAGAAGTAG